A genomic segment from Verrucomicrobiia bacterium encodes:
- a CDS encoding cellulose binding domain-containing protein, protein MKVPLAVLLASLVASLAPALGHGSMSRPVSRVYQIYLEDPQSPDHPSSRAAIAVAGTQAFYDWHEVNRLVPDYNYRALIPDGQLASAGRAKYAGLDLLRSDWPKTRVHRGAYHMIFNAHVPHDPSFFQAFISRPGWSPLQPLRWSDLEPLPGAEFFRRQGNLYTFDTELPARTGHHVIYVIWQRIDPAGEAFFSISDVDFGDGSGYGNPYDGDTVLPPDSTDHSGHAAVTAFFRVQSEWSTGFSGEVTITNTTPYLWNGWSVSFDLNGTLQNLWSSRLVSRSGSRYTVTNDPWNAAIQPGQRLVFGFNASPAYAQVGAPYGFLLNGASALPGTGTGTGSSSGSGAGSGTGTGGSGGTVATPPPAAITVTNGGAALTFTEDHRWSTGFTGTVRIRNRGTTPISAWTLAFQLNGTVTDQWNVVRKSVSGSTYTFGNASWNGSIPPGATVSFGFNAAAAAGVRPSSFVFKGATTSSTGSIGSTPTSGGKVQGRLDLRVPDNWGSGFTGAATVSHVSGPNLNGWTLSFDFPHRITTVWDAVLVSKVGNRYTLRNASWNGMLKAGGRVAFGFNADPGGRITPPSNVTLK, encoded by the coding sequence ATGAAAGTCCCCCTGGCCGTTCTCCTGGCATCCCTCGTTGCATCCCTGGCCCCGGCATTGGGTCACGGGTCCATGTCCCGGCCGGTGAGCCGGGTGTACCAGATCTATCTGGAAGACCCGCAAAGTCCCGACCACCCCTCCAGCCGAGCCGCCATCGCCGTGGCGGGCACGCAGGCATTCTACGACTGGCATGAGGTGAATCGCCTGGTGCCCGACTACAACTATCGGGCGTTGATTCCCGACGGCCAGCTGGCCAGTGCGGGGCGGGCAAAATATGCCGGCCTGGACCTGCTGCGATCGGACTGGCCCAAGACCCGGGTCCACCGCGGCGCGTATCACATGATCTTCAACGCCCATGTGCCGCACGACCCGAGCTTCTTCCAGGCCTTCATTTCCAGGCCCGGCTGGAGCCCGCTTCAGCCCCTGCGCTGGTCGGATCTTGAGCCGCTGCCCGGTGCGGAGTTCTTCCGCCGCCAGGGAAACCTCTACACCTTCGACACCGAGCTTCCGGCCCGCACCGGACACCACGTCATCTACGTGATCTGGCAGCGCATTGATCCGGCAGGCGAGGCCTTCTTCTCGATCAGCGACGTGGATTTTGGTGACGGGTCCGGTTACGGCAACCCGTACGACGGGGACACCGTCCTGCCGCCCGACTCCACCGATCACAGCGGCCACGCCGCCGTCACGGCATTCTTTCGGGTTCAGAGCGAGTGGAGCACCGGATTCAGTGGAGAAGTCACGATCACCAACACCACGCCGTATCTGTGGAATGGTTGGAGCGTGTCCTTCGATCTCAACGGGACCCTTCAGAATCTTTGGAGCTCACGCCTCGTCTCCAGGAGCGGCAGCCGGTACACGGTCACCAACGACCCGTGGAACGCTGCGATCCAGCCGGGACAGAGGCTGGTCTTCGGGTTCAACGCCTCCCCAGCGTATGCCCAGGTCGGAGCGCCCTACGGCTTCCTCCTGAACGGGGCGTCCGCGCTGCCGGGCACGGGCACCGGAACGGGCAGTAGTTCCGGTTCTGGAGCGGGTTCTGGAACCGGAACCGGTGGCTCGGGCGGTACCGTCGCCACTCCACCGCCGGCCGCGATCACCGTCACCAACGGCGGGGCGGCCCTCACCTTCACCGAGGACCATCGCTGGTCCACCGGCTTCACCGGGACCGTGCGGATCCGGAACCGGGGCACCACTCCCATCAGCGCATGGACGCTCGCATTTCAGCTCAACGGTACCGTCACCGACCAGTGGAACGTGGTTCGCAAGAGCGTGTCCGGCTCCACCTATACATTCGGCAACGCCTCATGGAACGGATCCATCCCGCCGGGCGCCACAGTGAGCTTCGGATTCAACGCCGCCGCCGCCGCCGGGGTCCGGCCTTCGTCCTTCGTGTTCAAGGGCGCGACGACCAGTTCCACCGGGTCCATTGGAAGCACGCCGACCAGCGGCGGCAAGGTCCAGGGACGTTTGGACCTCCGGGTCCCCGACAATTGGGGCAGCGGCTTTACGGGCGCGGCGACGGTGTCGCATGTCTCGGGTCCAAACCTCAACGGCTGGACCCTCTCCTTCGACTTTCCCCACCGGATCACCACGGTGTGGGACGCCGTCCTCGTCTCCAAAGTGGGCAACCGCTACACCCTCCGCAACGCGTCGTGGAACGGCATGCTCAAGGCGGGAGGCCGGGTGGCCTTTGGGTTCAACGCCGATCCCGGCGGCCGGATCACGCCGCCATCGAACGTCACGCTCAAGTAG
- a CDS encoding S41 family peptidase has translation MKQRLLYAAFVACLGGYVFIGSQVFEASAAKDKADDAYEQLELFSRVLERVRRDYADGDKLTYEELVHGALRGMLNSLDPHSEFMEPVAFDELKEDTEGQFSGVGMQVSQRDDQLFVVAPMEDTPAFEAGIMAGDRIAKIDGKSTDGMTVGDAVKLLRGVPRTKVTVSVERPGTEQLLDFPLTRQRIQVHTAKDINNRREFPLDDSKVGYIRLTQFGERTAEELEEALQKLERQGMKALILDLRGNPGGLLDQAVAVSEKFVEKGKPIVSTRGRNPANDVERRASGGGRKRISEKLPMAILINGGSASASEIVSGALQDLKRAVVVGEQSFGKGSVQSVMPLPDGSALRLTTAKYYTPSLKVIHGQGITPDVIVPLSEDEEIAIQLARLPGGEANLELALKAFPAERQERLHALVAERRDAQRERARDLLKGLTLYGRRTGPVSGEGAEAGLPGEVR, from the coding sequence ATGAAGCAACGCCTGCTCTACGCCGCCTTTGTCGCCTGCCTCGGAGGTTATGTCTTCATCGGCTCCCAGGTCTTCGAGGCCAGCGCCGCCAAGGACAAGGCGGACGACGCCTACGAGCAGCTGGAGCTGTTTTCGCGGGTGCTGGAGCGCGTCCGACGCGACTATGCCGACGGCGACAAGCTGACGTACGAGGAACTCGTCCACGGCGCCCTGCGGGGCATGCTGAACTCGCTGGACCCGCACAGTGAGTTCATGGAGCCGGTCGCCTTTGACGAGCTGAAGGAGGACACCGAAGGCCAGTTCAGCGGGGTCGGCATGCAGGTCTCCCAGCGGGACGACCAGTTGTTCGTCGTGGCCCCGATGGAGGACACCCCCGCCTTCGAGGCCGGCATCATGGCCGGGGACCGGATTGCGAAAATTGACGGGAAGTCCACCGACGGCATGACCGTCGGCGATGCCGTCAAGTTGTTGCGCGGCGTGCCCCGGACCAAGGTCACGGTATCGGTGGAACGGCCTGGGACGGAGCAACTCCTTGATTTCCCCCTGACCCGTCAGCGGATCCAGGTCCACACGGCCAAGGACATCAACAACCGGCGGGAATTTCCCCTCGACGACTCCAAGGTGGGCTATATCCGCCTGACCCAGTTCGGCGAGCGGACGGCCGAGGAATTGGAGGAGGCCCTTCAGAAGCTCGAGCGCCAGGGAATGAAGGCGCTGATCCTGGACCTTCGGGGCAATCCCGGGGGATTGCTCGACCAGGCGGTGGCCGTCAGCGAGAAGTTTGTCGAGAAGGGCAAGCCCATTGTCTCCACCCGCGGGCGCAACCCGGCGAACGACGTGGAACGGCGGGCGTCCGGGGGCGGACGCAAGCGCATCAGCGAAAAGCTGCCCATGGCCATCCTGATCAACGGAGGCAGCGCCAGCGCGTCGGAGATCGTGTCGGGAGCCCTCCAGGACCTGAAGCGGGCCGTCGTGGTCGGCGAGCAAAGTTTTGGCAAGGGTTCGGTGCAAAGCGTGATGCCGCTCCCCGACGGTTCCGCGCTGCGCCTGACCACCGCGAAGTACTACACCCCGAGCCTGAAGGTGATCCACGGCCAGGGGATCACCCCCGACGTGATCGTCCCGCTGTCCGAGGACGAGGAGATCGCCATCCAGCTGGCCCGGCTCCCCGGGGGCGAGGCCAATCTGGAACTGGCGCTGAAGGCGTTCCCTGCCGAACGGCAGGAGCGGTTGCACGCCCTCGTGGCCGAACGGCGCGACGCCCAGCGGGAACGGGCCCGCGACCTGCTCAAGGGCCTGACCCTTTACGGACGCCGCACCGGGCCCGTGTCCGGGGAGGGCGCGGAGGCGGGTCTGCCCGGGGAAGTGCGCTGA
- a CDS encoding type II secretion system protein: MKTTPLQALPGASPGRPGFTLIELLVVIAIIAILAGMLLPALARSKVKAQAIRCVSNQKQQYLGYHMYADDNADLYPVHGDWATVGGMIRTNGRAIVHDSVGETNRPLNRYVPAVQAFHCPSDKGDSYWPNESRPNCFAAWGNSYLPMWALDWFGVKHVTGDSKAPRTSREGQPIKTSEIARSPVNKIIQGDWPWHGSRDAGDGRVNAQSRAKSVWHNNRGKRGWNMMYGDGHVALFMFPLNYDPSWMSRPVDPNYLWW; this comes from the coding sequence ATGAAGACGACTCCCCTCCAGGCGCTCCCGGGTGCCTCCCCTGGCCGCCCCGGCTTCACGCTGATTGAACTGCTCGTGGTCATCGCCATCATCGCGATCCTGGCCGGGATGCTGCTGCCCGCGCTGGCCCGGTCCAAGGTGAAGGCCCAGGCGATCCGCTGCGTGAGCAATCAGAAGCAGCAATATCTCGGCTACCACATGTACGCCGATGACAACGCCGATCTTTATCCCGTTCATGGGGACTGGGCGACGGTCGGCGGCATGATCCGGACCAACGGCCGTGCCATTGTCCACGACAGCGTCGGCGAGACGAACCGGCCCCTCAACCGGTACGTGCCGGCGGTCCAGGCCTTCCACTGCCCGTCGGACAAGGGCGACAGCTACTGGCCCAATGAATCCCGGCCCAACTGCTTTGCCGCCTGGGGCAACAGCTACCTGCCCATGTGGGCGCTCGACTGGTTCGGGGTCAAACATGTCACCGGCGATTCCAAGGCGCCGCGCACCAGCCGGGAGGGGCAGCCGATCAAAACGAGTGAGATCGCGCGCAGCCCGGTCAACAAGATCATCCAGGGCGACTGGCCCTGGCACGGGTCCCGGGATGCCGGCGATGGCCGCGTCAACGCCCAGTCCAGGGCCAAGAGCGTCTGGCACAACAATCGTGGCAAGCGGGGATGGAACATGATGTACGGCGACGGCCACGTGGCCCTGTTCATGTTTCCCTTGAACTACGACCCCAGCTGGATGTCGCGTCCGGTGGACCCCAACTACCTCTGGTGGTGA